From a single Coturnix japonica isolate 7356 chromosome 25, Coturnix japonica 2.1, whole genome shotgun sequence genomic region:
- the LOC116654411 gene encoding uncharacterized protein LOC116654411, whose product MSYWYQYKQQCFIPGGVKHNMPTFTQCRSPGVVKSVPCASCASRDAKQCTTRRMVQSSPKCPTKCTSSCMEKHVVEGHSSSCSHQSTDGCTMMFSQPHGQHLYMPHFRQVGVMERPQVSAPVHVGQHSSYPCSYQWSDSYHYRCGQS is encoded by the coding sequence ATGTCCTACTGGTACCAATACAAGCAGCAGTGCTTCATCCCAGGTGGAGTGAAGCACAACATGCCAACATTCACACAGTGCCGCAGCCCAGGCGTGGTGAAGTCAGTGCCATGTGCATCGTGTGCCTCCAGGGATGCCAAGCAATGCACTACCAGGAGGatggtgcagagcagccccaaATGCCCCACGAAATGCACATCCAGCTGCATGGAGAAGCACGTGGTGGAGGGTcactcctcctcctgcagccaccagTCCACTGATGGGTGCACCATGATGTTCTCCCAGCCCCATGGGCAGCACCTATACATGCCACATTTCAGGCAGGTGGGTGTTATGGAACGTCCTCAGGTGTCTGCTCCGGTCCATGTGGGTCAGCACAGCTCGTATCCTTGTTCATACCAGTGGTCTGACAGCTATCACTACCGCTGCGGGCAGAGCTAA